One Coccinella septempunctata chromosome 1, icCocSept1.1, whole genome shotgun sequence DNA window includes the following coding sequences:
- the LOC123321131 gene encoding uncharacterized protein LOC123321131 isoform X2, with protein MSFKLRPNSWTTDLHRCKQVSRSSKSKLCKEGKNAESITKSSDWIEATLEVPEKDFSMSFENAKLQPIFNESEAGTPVPPPRKQKKGIKEKIEAAAKSGLLALQPKKSIEEPLCIKKKIDYSCPCHDPRHKHNIENQNKVEEKNMTNRKEQKLGNTKRSDREKESKRRKNLSVVSLPNYSDLKFTVANFTDIDGNAADDKQIKSSNVSLPQETKVGGTKSYMVRCRSFGSLLPQQLLEKLKPTPNIVPSAESDDSFGALEDWDLDLIEHYNPRDASLPRPRRPVSKPEKHILSDIEKQIMKEDMEILPDLTTKVTNSTETLLLSDDSPTFRVLNTVTSSAEPHSLNSIDIYDSIENYENVNLKTFEKESSEILTNVESSSSQPILSRESEMGKTTIQNVIEEFIESEKKNVNTG; from the exons TTGAGACCTAATTCATGGACCACTGACTTGCATCGTTGTAAGCAGGTTAGCAG ATCATCGAAATCGAAGTTGTGCAAGGAAGGGAAGAACGCCGAATCCATAACAAAGTCCAGTGACTGGATTGAAGCTACCCTCGAAGTGCCAGAAAAAGACTTTTCAATGAGTTTCGAGAACGCGAAGCTTCAACCAATCTTCAACGAGAGTGAAGCTGGAACTCCCGTTCCCCCTCCCAGAAAGCAGAAGAaaggaataaaagaaaaaatcgaaGCTGCTGCCAAGAGTGGCCTACTTGCCCTGCAACCCAAGAAATCTATAGAAGAACCCTTATGtatcaagaaaaaaatcgaCTACAGTTGCCCGTGCCACGATCCAAGACATAAACATAATatagaaaatcaaaataaagttgaagaaaaaaatatgacgaACAGAAAAGAACAGAAGTTAGGAAACACTAAAAGAAGTGATCGGGAGAAAGAATCTAAACGGCGGAAAAATCTGTCTGTAGTATCCCTTCCAAATTATAGCGATCTCAAATTTACTGTAGCTAATTTCACCGATATTGATGGAAATGCTGCTGATGATAAGCAGATAAAATCGTCCAATGTTTCTCTTCCACAAGAAACCAAAGTTGGCGGAACAAAGAGCTACATGGTTCGGTGTAGAAGTTTTGGTTCTCTTCTACCTCAGCAGCTCCTGGAAAAGCTGAAACCAACACCAAATATTGTACCAAGTGCAGAGAGTGACGATAGTTTTGGTGCCTTAGAGGACTGGGACTTGGATTTGATCGAACATTATAATCCTCGTGACGCTAGTTTGCCCAGACCTAGAAGGCCTGTTTCTAAACCGGAGAAACATATTTTGTCTGAcatcgaaaaacaaattatgAAAGAAGATATGGAAATTCTTCCAGATCTCACTACAAAAGTCACTAATTCAACCGAAACATTATTATTGAGTGATGATTCACCAACTTTTAGAGTGCTGAATACTGTAACTTCTAGTGCAGAACCGCATAGTTTGAATTCTATAGATATATATGATAGTATAGAGAATTACGAAAATGTCAACTTGAAAACATTCGAGAAAGAATCTTCTGAAATCTTAACGAATGTTGAGAGCTCCTCATCACAACCAATTTTATCACGAGAATCTGAAATGGGAAAAACCACCATTCAAAATGTTATCGAAGAATTCATTGAATCAGAGAAAAAGAATGTAAATACAGGCTAA
- the LOC123321131 gene encoding uncharacterized protein LOC123321131 isoform X1 encodes MGNKLCKKRDNDGESMEVKENAIDRIMSRLCLRPNSWTTDLHRCKQVSRSSKSKLCKEGKNAESITKSSDWIEATLEVPEKDFSMSFENAKLQPIFNESEAGTPVPPPRKQKKGIKEKIEAAAKSGLLALQPKKSIEEPLCIKKKIDYSCPCHDPRHKHNIENQNKVEEKNMTNRKEQKLGNTKRSDREKESKRRKNLSVVSLPNYSDLKFTVANFTDIDGNAADDKQIKSSNVSLPQETKVGGTKSYMVRCRSFGSLLPQQLLEKLKPTPNIVPSAESDDSFGALEDWDLDLIEHYNPRDASLPRPRRPVSKPEKHILSDIEKQIMKEDMEILPDLTTKVTNSTETLLLSDDSPTFRVLNTVTSSAEPHSLNSIDIYDSIENYENVNLKTFEKESSEILTNVESSSSQPILSRESEMGKTTIQNVIEEFIESEKKNVNTG; translated from the exons TTGAGACCTAATTCATGGACCACTGACTTGCATCGTTGTAAGCAGGTTAGCAG ATCATCGAAATCGAAGTTGTGCAAGGAAGGGAAGAACGCCGAATCCATAACAAAGTCCAGTGACTGGATTGAAGCTACCCTCGAAGTGCCAGAAAAAGACTTTTCAATGAGTTTCGAGAACGCGAAGCTTCAACCAATCTTCAACGAGAGTGAAGCTGGAACTCCCGTTCCCCCTCCCAGAAAGCAGAAGAaaggaataaaagaaaaaatcgaaGCTGCTGCCAAGAGTGGCCTACTTGCCCTGCAACCCAAGAAATCTATAGAAGAACCCTTATGtatcaagaaaaaaatcgaCTACAGTTGCCCGTGCCACGATCCAAGACATAAACATAATatagaaaatcaaaataaagttgaagaaaaaaatatgacgaACAGAAAAGAACAGAAGTTAGGAAACACTAAAAGAAGTGATCGGGAGAAAGAATCTAAACGGCGGAAAAATCTGTCTGTAGTATCCCTTCCAAATTATAGCGATCTCAAATTTACTGTAGCTAATTTCACCGATATTGATGGAAATGCTGCTGATGATAAGCAGATAAAATCGTCCAATGTTTCTCTTCCACAAGAAACCAAAGTTGGCGGAACAAAGAGCTACATGGTTCGGTGTAGAAGTTTTGGTTCTCTTCTACCTCAGCAGCTCCTGGAAAAGCTGAAACCAACACCAAATATTGTACCAAGTGCAGAGAGTGACGATAGTTTTGGTGCCTTAGAGGACTGGGACTTGGATTTGATCGAACATTATAATCCTCGTGACGCTAGTTTGCCCAGACCTAGAAGGCCTGTTTCTAAACCGGAGAAACATATTTTGTCTGAcatcgaaaaacaaattatgAAAGAAGATATGGAAATTCTTCCAGATCTCACTACAAAAGTCACTAATTCAACCGAAACATTATTATTGAGTGATGATTCACCAACTTTTAGAGTGCTGAATACTGTAACTTCTAGTGCAGAACCGCATAGTTTGAATTCTATAGATATATATGATAGTATAGAGAATTACGAAAATGTCAACTTGAAAACATTCGAGAAAGAATCTTCTGAAATCTTAACGAATGTTGAGAGCTCCTCATCACAACCAATTTTATCACGAGAATCTGAAATGGGAAAAACCACCATTCAAAATGTTATCGAAGAATTCATTGAATCAGAGAAAAAGAATGTAAATACAGGCTAA